A single genomic interval of Tursiops truncatus isolate mTurTru1 chromosome 1, mTurTru1.mat.Y, whole genome shotgun sequence harbors:
- the TACSTD2 gene encoding tumor-associated calcium signal transducer 2 has translation MARGPGLALPWPSLLPPLLLLAALIGHAAAQDNCTCPTNKMTVCNRSGPDGRCQCRVLGSGLEVDCSTLTSKCLLFKARMSAQKSGRALVQPSEHALVDNDGLYDPDCDQQGRFKARQCNQTSVCWCVNSVGVRRTDKGDLSLRCDELVRTHHILIDLRRRPAVRAFNHSDLDAEVRRLFWERYLLHPKFVAAVHYEHPTIQIELQQNASQKVAGDVDIADAAYYFERDIKGESLFPGHSGLDVRVRGEPLLLERTLIYYLDEKSPQFSMKRLTSGLIAVIVVVLVSLVAGVAVLVITNRRKLGKYKKVEIKELGEMRKEPSL, from the coding sequence ATGGCCCGGGGTCCGGGCCTCGCGCTGCCGTGGCCGTCGCTGCTGCCGCCGCTCCTGCTGCTGGCGGCGCTGATCGGCCACGCGGCCGCGCAGGACAACTGCACGTGCCCCACCAACAAGATGACCGTGTGCAACCGGAGCGGCCCGGACGGCCGCTGCCAGTGCCGCGTGCTCGGCTCGGGCCTGGAGGTCGACTGCTCCACGCTCACGTCCAAGTGCCTGCTGTTCAAAGCGCGCATGAGCGCCCAGAAGAGCGGCCGCGCGCTGGTGCAGCCGAGCGAGCACGCGCTCGTGGACAACGACGGCCTGTACGACCCGGACTGCGACCAGCAGGGCCGCTTCAAGGCGCGCCAGTGCAACCAGACGTCTGTGTGCTGGTGCGTGAACTCGGTGGGCGTGCGCCGCACGGACAAGGGCGACCTGAGCCTGCGCTGCGACGAGCTGGTGCGCACCCACCACATCCTCATCGACCTGCGCCGCCGCCCGGCCGTCCGCGCCTTCAACCACTCAGACCTGGATGCCGAGGTGCGGCGGCTTTTCTGGGAGCGTTACCTGCTGCACCCCAAGTTCGTGGCGGCCGTGCACTACGAGCACCCCACCATCCAGATCGAGCTTCAGCAGAACGCGTCGCAGAAGGTCGCCGGCGATGTGGACATCGCCGACGCCGCCTACTACTTCGAGAGAGACATCAAGGGCGAGTCGCTGTTCCCAGGCCACAGCGGCCTCGACGTGCGCGTGCGCGGAGAGCCCCTGCTGCTGGAGCGGACGCTCATCTACTACCTGGATGAGAAGTCCCCGCAGTTCTCCATGAAGCGCCTCACCAGCGGCCTCATCGCCGTCATCGTGGTGGTCCTGGTGTCCCTGGTCGCCGGCGTGGCCGTCCTGGTAATCACCAACCGGAGGAAGTTGGGGAAGTACAAGAAGGTGGAGATCAAGGAACTGGGGGAGATGAGAAAGGAACCGAGCTTGTAG